The following is a genomic window from Planctomycetia bacterium.
GATGAGCCGGAGGACATTCGGTTCAATCCCAAGGCCGCCGCCGCGGTGGGAGGTTAGGTCGCCGATGCTCATCAAGGCCAAAGACGCCGCCGCCGAAGCCACGCTCGATCTCACCCCCATGATCGACATGATGTTTCTCCTTCTCATTTTCTTTCTGGTGGCCACGACCTTCCACAAGGAAGAGCGAGAGCTTCAGGTCGCTCTTCCGTTCGCGGACGCCGCCGGTCCGATCAGCACGACCCTGCGCGAAATCATCATCAACGTGGACGAGTCCGGCCGCATCATCATGGCCGGCCGGGCCGTTGAGTCACAAGAGCTTCGCCGCGTGGTCGAGGACGCAGTCCGCGTGAATCCGGGGCAAAAGGTCAGTGTGCGCGGCGATCGACGATCGAACTACGGGGCTGTCGTGAAGGTGCTCGACATCTGCAAGGCGGCCGGCATACAGGAACCCTACCTCGACACCATGCTCGAGGGGGGTTCGTAATTGATTCAGAGGCGGCGCGTGAAGCGAGTGCTCATCATCATCGGCGTCGTCCTGCTGGCCGGCGCGACCGGCGCTGCCGCGTGGGTGCTATGGCCGCGGCACCAAACCTATTACAGTGATGCCGGGGACATTCGCGAGCCCGCCGAGTCCGCGCGGCTGCGCGAGATTCTCTGGCAGCCGCCCGCGCCGATGTCCGCCGAGTTCAATTCCTCCGCCGACGAGTACGAGCCGCGCGTCTTGGCCGACGGTCGCATGATGTTCTTCGTGCGCGGCAAGCCCGGCCGGCAGGCGGACATTTTCTACTCTCTGCGGACCAGCGATGGCTGGCAGCCCGCCGAGCCGCTCGCGGCGATCAACACCGAATACGATGACCTGGGCCCTGAAATCTCCCCGGACGGTCGGACGCTCTATTTCTACAGCGATCGTCCCGGCGGCGTCGGCGGCTACGACCTCTGGAAGTCGCAGCACGCCGACTCAGGCTGGCAGCCGCCGATCAACCTGGGGACATGGGTCAACTCCGAATTCAACGAATACGGCCCCGCGGTCTCGCCCGACGGCAACTCAATCGTCTTCGCCTCGAACCGCCCGCGCGAGGAACCAGACAACCAGTCACCAAAAGGCGCCTGGCAGGCCACGATCCGCGAAGACCCCTATCGCCATGATTACGACATCTACCAATGCGCAATGACCGACGCGGGACTTTCCGCGCCGCAGCGGCTTGATCAGCTCAACTCAAACGGCAACGAAGGCGCCCCGGCCTTCAGCCCGGCCGGTGACTTTCTCTACTTCTCCTCGGATAGAACCGGTGGCTTCGGCGGGTTCGATCTTTATCGTGCCCGGCTGGTGCGCGGCGAAATCGAACCACCGACGAATCTCGGCGCAGCCGTCAACTCCAGCGCAAACGAACTCGATCCCTCATTGGAGATGGGTGGCTACGCGCTTCACTTCAGTTCCGATCGCCCGGTCGTAACCGTACTTAAGGACACAGCAAGGTCAGACAGCGCCTCAGCCGATTACAATCTCTACCGCACCGTATCGCGCGAAGTATTCCGCGAAGTAGAAACGCGTCACGCCTCAATCGACTGGGCGGGCATCTGGCGACTGATTGGCCCCAATCTCCTGATGGCCATCCTGGCCCTGTTGCTCTCGCTGCTTCTGCTGGCGCTGCTCCGCGACATGAAGCAGCGTCGATTGAGTCTGCTCGCCAGATGCCTGCTCACATCCCTACTGGTGCACCTGCTTCTGATGATGCTTCTCAACGTGGTCGAAGTAACGACCTCCATCGCCTCGGCATTCCGCAAGTCCGATCGAATTCAGATCTCCCTGGCATCCACCGCACAGGCCGGCGAAATCGCCATGCAGCTCCGAGGCGACTTGACCGATGCCGCTGTCCCCCAGCCGATCCGTCCGTCGCCGAGCCGAGCCGAAGTAGCCGTTCAGTTGCCCACCGCCGAACCAATCGCAACCGTCTCGATGGAATCGGTCCCGCATACGCCGGATAGCTCGTCCGTCAGCGAGCCCGACATCCGCGAGGCGGTTCCGTCTGATTCACCGCTCGACGCCCCATCGCCGCGCGTTCCGGACATCTCTCCCAGTGAGGTCGTACTCGACGCGCCGCGCGAGGCGTCGCCGATCGACGCTCGCGAAGCGCCCGCTGATTTTATTCCCCGCCCGGCTGACCTCGGCGAAGTGCGTCGCGCCGAGACGCCCTGGCCGACGAGCCAGCCGGCGA
Proteins encoded in this region:
- a CDS encoding PD40 domain-containing protein, encoding MKRVLIIIGVVLLAGATGAAAWVLWPRHQTYYSDAGDIREPAESARLREILWQPPAPMSAEFNSSADEYEPRVLADGRMMFFVRGKPGRQADIFYSLRTSDGWQPAEPLAAINTEYDDLGPEISPDGRTLYFYSDRPGGVGGYDLWKSQHADSGWQPPINLGTWVNSEFNEYGPAVSPDGNSIVFASNRPREEPDNQSPKGAWQATIREDPYRHDYDIYQCAMTDAGLSAPQRLDQLNSNGNEGAPAFSPAGDFLYFSSDRTGGFGGFDLYRARLVRGEIEPPTNLGAAVNSSANELDPSLEMGGYALHFSSDRPVVTVLKDTARSDSASADYNLYRTVSREVFREVETRHASIDWAGIWRLIGPNLLMAILALLLSLLLLALLRDMKQRRLSLLARCLLTSLLVHLLLMMLLNVVEVTTSIASAFRKSDRIQISLASTAQAGEIAMQLRGDLTDAAVPQPIRPSPSRAEVAVQLPTAEPIATVSMESVPHTPDSSSVSEPDIREAVPSDSPLDAPSPRVPDISPSEVVLDAPREASPIDAREAPADFIPRPADLGEVRRAETPWPTSQPAMDQSVVAIAPEISRAQQPPINETIFAASRAPSESSAPPARAAEAIPTEFNLPVEMNQFVELSAPSEMTPQQSPPDSDQSDSVNFAAQSSLLGPEIRAAASLPPASPTHSIVPTPISPQALNDSLVIDGPLVQLTTPVPDSAIAINTEESVDVLAVDTLALSSLNVELALPTEVASPTKPESGAIGTIRGTATDVQTLHPLSAVKIQLDLPGHSGVTATTAPNGEYIMLAPNVPEHFALSASAPGYLPRTVNVAAADLIGQTLVLDFPLRRIQEDVIAIESDPEVHHLGNDRFEGRINSQFQRQSEGERFRATFTLTKEQLAQPMQSAAVEMLIKGVQCPHQIRINGRRLDRRLSGSPLDGSFGAFVAPFDPDLLRAGRNTLVIRNVICRDDIDDFEFVNIQLRLVPAAVPSSPAGSSD
- a CDS encoding biopolymer transporter ExbD gives rise to the protein MLIKAKDAAAEATLDLTPMIDMMFLLLIFFLVATTFHKEERELQVALPFADAAGPISTTLREIIINVDESGRIIMAGRAVESQELRRVVEDAVRVNPGQKVSVRGDRRSNYGAVVKVLDICKAAGIQEPYLDTMLEGGS